A genomic stretch from Primulina huaijiensis isolate GDHJ02 chromosome 14, ASM1229523v2, whole genome shotgun sequence includes:
- the LOC140956912 gene encoding uncharacterized protein, translating into MGLKVATTPLHWSQPSVPPSPSSSQTLASAVSSPSSKRCSFVSGNGALFCRYFERYQFFDCGRQSSKLHRSRSCDNVRFRVRTIRRASSASLNSFSDEEFSKNIQELALRFQSSNDDMGSHGGGFDADKKRSDTAETSCGNTNDSEAGFLENLKPFDAVEVPEFLEMDEIILANIERKANSVDIPLSLRMIKRRKQWQEGFVEAGQTAYCSMKKAFSSMVFIIRELHSYSLQMRQHLLYEDLPGILARVQKEMHESFVWLFQQVFSHTPTLMVYVMILLANYSVYSVANNTALASTTQVKAFIPKTETVSVVEDKSRVDQKFDSSAIRTLKLSSLNGKTASIGGNNGGGKQRPVASGTDGDGRFEESNYHLNIVPDGMSSIKNPTMPCGEEPVSREVSDAEEMSLWNSIVDEASKIQSLSRIEALDHETVQRFVSPVDARIEGEDYAEFFRTELQYQTGLAQDPSNPLLLANYAQFLYIVAQEFDRAEEYFKKATKVEPKDAEALNKYANFLWLVRKDLWAAEEMYLEAISAEPGNSYYAANYAHFLWNTGGEDTCFPLDSPDLSTDD; encoded by the exons ATGGGATTAAAAGTGGCTACAACCCCTTTACATTGGTCGCAACCTTCTGTTCCACCTTCACCATCATCATCCCAGACTTTAGCCTCTGCAGTTTCCTCCCCATCCTCAAAACGATGTAGCTTTGTCAGTGGTAACGGAGCTTTGTTCTGTAGATATTTCGAGAGGTACCAATTCTTCGATTGCGGCCGCCAATCTTCTAAGCTCCACAGGTCTCGATCTTGTGATAATGTTAGATTCCGGGTTCGAACCATCCGACGAGCTTCTTCCGCCAGCCTGAATTCGTTTTCCGATGAAGAATTCTCCAAGAATATTCAAGAGCTTGCGCTTAGATTTCAATCGTCGAACGACGATATGGGTTCCCACGGTGGTGGGTTTGACGCAGATAAGAAAAGGTCAGATACTGCGGAAACTTCGTGCGGAAATACTAACGATAGTGAGGCTGGATTCTTGGAAAATCTGAAGCCATTTGATGCTGTAGAGGTGCCTGAATTTCTTGAAATGGATGAGATTATTTTGGCCAATATTGAGAGGAAGGCAAATAGTGTCGACATTCCGCTGTCTCTTAGGATGATTAAGAGAAGAAAACAGTGGCAAGAAGGGTTCGTGGAGGCTGGACAGACAGCTTACTGCTCGATGAAAAAGGCCTTTTCGTCAATGGTGTTCATAATTCGAGAGCTTCATAGTTACTCTCTGCAGATGCGGCAGCATTTGTTATATGAAGATTTACCAGGAATCTTGGCTCGAGTTCAGAAGGAGATGCATGAGTCTTTTGTGTGGTTGTTTCAGCAAGTATTTTCCCATACACCAACTTTAATGGTCTATGTGATGATACTCCTTGCGAATTATAGTGTTTATTCTGTGGCAAATAATACTGCTTTAGCATCCACAACACAAGTAAAAGCATTTATACCCAAGACAGAAACGGTCTCGGTGGTGGAGGATAAGAGTCGAGTCGATCAGAAATTTGATTCGTCTGCTATAAGAACATTGAAATTGTCTTCTTTGAATGGGAAGACGGCCTCAATAGGCGGAAATAATGGCGGAGGGAAACAAAGACCAGTTGCCAGTGGAACAGATGGAGATGGAAGATTTGAAGAGTCGAATTATCACTTGAATATTGTTCCCGATGGAATGTCGTCTATTAAGAACCCTACGATGCCTTGTGGAGAAGAGCCGGTTTCAAGGGAAGTTTCCGATGCGGAAGAGATGAGCTTGTGGAATTCAATAGTAGACGAGGCCTCAAAAATTCAAAGTTTATCAAGAATTGAAGCTTTGGATCATGAAACAGTGCAAAGATTCGTGTCTCCCGTGGATGCAAGGATTGAAGGTGAAGATTATGCGGAGTTCTTCAGAACAGAGCTGCAATACCAAACTGGGTTGGCACAAGATCCCAGCAATCCCCTTTTGTTAGCAAATTATGCTCAATTTCTTTACATTGTCGCCCAAGAATTCGACAG AGCAGAAGAGTACTTCAAGAAAGCCACAAAAGTGGAGCCAAAGGATGCAGAAGCATTGAACAAATATGCCAACTTTCTATGGTTGGTGAGGAAGGACCTTTGGGCTGCAGAAGAGATGTATTTGGAAGCCATTTCTGCAGAACCTGGGAATTCATATTATGCTGCGAATTACGCCCATTTCTTATGGAACACTGGTGGTGAAGACACTTGTTTTCCTCTCGACTCTCCTGATCTCAGCACTGATGATTAG